In methanogenic archaeon ISO4-H5, the following are encoded in one genomic region:
- a CDS encoding transposase: MNPLNSFMEKAIGIVPPWFVKSVEYDGVETVNVELGFDRKHRPAAPACPRCGGECSYYDMVEKTWRHTDVCDWMCIVHGVIPRVKCGSCGSVTRINAPWASDSISKFTQKFEEKVIGLTKKMPVSDVCKEMRLDDSTVWTIIERHVDRCMDHQDLAYVDTYYVDEKCIRKGRRYLSTFLDQNHRVIYVGEDNTSETVRGFREHLESRNGCAGNIRHISMDMGAGFKKGAEEYFPDAEPTFDRFHVTEHMTEAVNDTKKREYCDLVNYTPDERGMMKGQKYLFLKNYDNLDDGKKGKLHDLLSIFHDLGIVYRFKETLRKLWDMSCKFDAWKFLMDWIESARRTGIPELIKVTNLLENHSKGILNWYDSHISNGVMEGFNSVLHAFKGRARGYRSFERYRTMIYLRCSGLC, translated from the coding sequence ATGAATCCTCTCAACAGTTTCATGGAGAAGGCAATCGGAATCGTCCCGCCTTGGTTCGTGAAGTCTGTGGAATATGACGGGGTGGAGACCGTCAATGTCGAATTGGGATTCGACAGGAAGCACAGGCCGGCTGCTCCGGCCTGTCCCCGCTGCGGCGGGGAATGCAGCTATTACGATATGGTGGAGAAGACCTGGAGACACACGGATGTCTGCGACTGGATGTGTATCGTTCACGGTGTAATCCCCAGAGTGAAATGCGGATCATGCGGCAGCGTGACCAGAATCAACGCCCCCTGGGCATCGGATTCCATCAGCAAGTTCACGCAGAAATTCGAGGAGAAGGTCATCGGTCTGACGAAGAAGATGCCCGTCTCCGACGTATGCAAAGAGATGCGGCTTGACGACAGCACGGTCTGGACCATCATCGAAAGACACGTGGACCGCTGCATGGATCATCAGGATCTGGCTTATGTGGACACTTATTACGTGGACGAGAAATGCATCAGGAAAGGCCGCCGTTATCTCAGTACCTTCCTGGACCAGAACCACAGGGTAATCTATGTGGGAGAGGACAACACCTCCGAGACGGTGAGAGGATTCAGGGAACATCTGGAATCCCGCAACGGATGTGCCGGTAACATCCGGCACATCAGCATGGACATGGGCGCCGGTTTCAAGAAAGGTGCCGAAGAGTACTTTCCCGACGCCGAACCGACGTTCGACAGATTCCATGTCACCGAACACATGACCGAAGCAGTCAACGATACCAAGAAACGCGAATACTGCGACCTGGTGAACTACACTCCCGACGAACGGGGGATGATGAAAGGGCAGAAGTACCTGTTCCTGAAGAACTACGACAACCTGGATGACGGGAAGAAAGGGAAACTGCACGATCTGCTGTCGATATTCCACGATCTGGGAATAGTGTACAGGTTCAAAGAGACCTTACGGAAACTCTGGGACATGTCCTGCAAGTTTGATGCGTGGAAATTCCTGATGGATTGGATCGAGTCTGCCAGGAGAACAGGGATTCCGGAATTGATCAAGGTGACGAACCTGCTGGAGAATCATTCGAAAGGTATTCTCAATTGGTATGATTCGCATATCAGCAACGGTGTGATGGAAGGGTTCAACAGCGTTCTTCATGCATTCAAAGGCCGTGCAAGGGGATACCGCAGTTTCGAGAGATACCGGACGATGATCTACCTCCGCTGTTCCGGATTGTGCTGA
- a CDS encoding methylcobalamin:coenzyme M methyltransferase MtaA5: MNSKDEIVRMFDGDRGDAHPPAIFTQSGTVGQMDSCGSHWPEANFDAEKMAELALQTNKIFGFATVRVPFCITVDADAFGCGIYPGSNDSQPSVESFRYCPEGEILDVPEDLISPDEFITSKRPSIVKEAADILSKNEDLFLIAAVNGPMACVNNLLGMENTMMALMMEPDRMYSWLKAVTPHLSEFARVLSETADCIMITEEASSEFTPPEYFDDVFQAYIPDVIAGAHKGAFCTTHTCGETLDIADRLCALGQDGISLQTDSDPDAYMQAMGKEIVKLGGVRPVDTLMMKKPEDVLAEAKHAAEIGFDIVTPECGVPPQTPNENLMALAHYREH; this comes from the coding sequence ATGAACAGCAAGGATGAAATCGTCAGGATGTTCGACGGCGACAGAGGGGATGCCCACCCTCCCGCAATCTTCACCCAGTCTGGGACTGTCGGACAGATGGACTCCTGCGGATCTCACTGGCCGGAAGCCAACTTCGATGCAGAGAAGATGGCGGAGCTCGCACTTCAGACCAATAAGATATTCGGTTTCGCCACCGTCAGAGTGCCGTTCTGCATTACCGTGGATGCGGATGCATTCGGATGCGGGATTTATCCCGGAAGCAACGACTCACAGCCCTCGGTGGAATCATTCAGATACTGTCCCGAAGGGGAGATCCTCGATGTCCCGGAGGACCTCATTTCTCCGGACGAATTCATCACAAGCAAAAGACCCAGCATCGTAAAGGAAGCTGCGGATATCCTCTCCAAAAACGAGGACCTCTTCCTGATTGCGGCAGTCAACGGACCCATGGCCTGCGTCAACAACCTGCTCGGCATGGAGAACACCATGATGGCACTCATGATGGAACCGGACAGAATGTATTCATGGCTGAAGGCGGTGACCCCGCATCTCTCCGAGTTCGCCCGTGTCCTATCCGAAACCGCGGATTGCATAATGATTACGGAGGAGGCATCTTCGGAGTTCACCCCTCCGGAATACTTCGACGACGTTTTCCAGGCTTATATCCCGGATGTCATCGCAGGCGCCCACAAAGGAGCGTTCTGCACCACCCACACCTGCGGAGAGACCCTCGACATCGCAGACAGACTCTGTGCCCTCGGACAGGACGGGATCTCCCTCCAGACCGACAGCGACCCTGATGCATACATGCAGGCAATGGGCAAGGAGATCGTAAAACTGGGCGGAGTCCGTCCAGTGGATACGCTTATGATGAAAAAGCCGGAGGATGTTCTCGCAGAAGCAAAGCATGCCGCCGAAATAGGATTCGACATCGTCACCCCCGAATGCGGTGTGCCTCCTCAGACTCCGAACGAGAACCTGATGGCACTGGCACATTACCGCGAACACTGA
- a CDS encoding 5-methylthioadenosine/S-adenosylhomocysteine deaminase produces the protein MITVFRDAWIVTQNANRDVLRGDVVVDGERIVSVGPKFNGTADREIDCSGDIVMPGMVNTHTHIAMTVMKGVVDDLLFPDFLDKTFKIDADRTDADLALGTKIGCMEMMLSGTTTFVDFYYSEDVIAKATQEAGLRGVCCWCCLDEDKTTQKGNPLQNCKNFYQKFKNERKIIPGASLQGVYVCNEETCVETKAFSDEVGCPITMHLSETRGEVNEHKKLTGKRPAEWLYDIGVLGPRMITAHSAWLTMREVKLMGETGMSVSSCPVSNMKLATGGVAPVPEFNKYGVNVSLGTDGSTTNNTLDMIAEMRALGLLQKSSRWDPTVTPAQELLDIVTINGAKAIGMQDSLGSIEVGKFADLVVIDGKAPNMRPLLPENIIANMAYSMCNANVKTVMCQGDLVVEDRNILTMDKDALLDQSEDAFRALCLR, from the coding sequence ATGATTACAGTCTTCCGTGACGCATGGATCGTCACCCAGAACGCCAACCGCGATGTCCTCAGAGGGGACGTCGTCGTCGACGGTGAGAGGATAGTCTCCGTCGGACCTAAATTCAACGGTACAGCCGACAGGGAGATCGACTGCTCCGGCGACATCGTCATGCCCGGAATGGTCAACACCCACACCCACATCGCCATGACCGTGATGAAGGGCGTCGTCGACGATCTTCTCTTCCCTGACTTCCTCGACAAGACCTTCAAGATCGATGCCGACCGTACCGATGCAGACCTTGCCCTCGGCACCAAGATCGGATGCATGGAGATGATGCTCTCCGGAACCACCACCTTTGTGGACTTCTACTATTCCGAGGATGTCATCGCCAAAGCCACCCAGGAAGCGGGACTCAGAGGAGTCTGCTGCTGGTGCTGCCTCGACGAGGACAAGACCACTCAGAAGGGCAACCCTCTCCAGAACTGCAAGAACTTCTATCAGAAGTTCAAGAACGAGAGGAAGATTATTCCCGGAGCTTCTCTCCAGGGAGTATATGTCTGCAACGAAGAGACCTGCGTGGAGACCAAGGCCTTCTCCGATGAGGTCGGATGTCCTATCACCATGCACCTGTCCGAGACCCGCGGAGAGGTCAACGAGCACAAGAAGCTCACCGGCAAGAGGCCCGCCGAGTGGCTGTACGACATCGGAGTCCTCGGACCCCGCATGATCACCGCCCACTCCGCATGGCTCACCATGAGGGAGGTCAAGCTCATGGGAGAAACCGGAATGTCCGTCTCCTCCTGCCCCGTGTCCAACATGAAACTTGCCACCGGAGGTGTCGCACCCGTCCCTGAGTTCAACAAGTACGGCGTCAACGTATCCCTCGGAACCGACGGAAGCACCACCAACAACACCCTCGACATGATCGCCGAGATGAGGGCCCTCGGACTCCTTCAGAAGTCCAGCAGGTGGGACCCCACCGTCACCCCCGCCCAGGAGCTGCTCGACATCGTCACCATCAACGGTGCCAAGGCCATCGGCATGCAGGATTCCCTCGGTTCTATCGAAGTGGGCAAGTTCGCCGATCTCGTGGTCATCGACGGAAAGGCACCCAACATGAGGCCCCTCCTGCCCGAGAACATCATCGCCAACATGGCCTACTCCATGTGCAATGCGAACGTCAAGACCGTGATGTGCCAGGGTGACCTCGTCGTCGAGGACAGGAACATCCTGACCATGGACAAGGACGCTCTTCTCGATCAGTCAGAGGATGCCTTCAGGGCCCTCTGCCTGAGGTGA
- a CDS encoding excinuclease ABC A subunit UvrA, producing MKVPDHIEVRGARIHNLKDIDVDIPLNKVVGIAGVSGSGKSSLALGTLYSEGSRRYLEALSTYTRRRMTQASRSEVDDVRYVPAALALHQRPGVPGIRSTFGTSTELLNSIRLMFSRLANHRCPNGHYLEPSINFAGMLEIRCPVCGAEVSPPSAEELAFNSTGACRECNGTGVVQEVDETTLVPDENKTIDEGAVAPWQTLMWSLMKDIARDMGVRTDVPFKDLTEKERWIVFHAPAEKKHLLYYNEKSGNAGEMDFTYYNAIYTVENALAKVKDEKGMKRVERFLKSSTCPCCHGSRLCERAREPLLRGISLDKVCEMTLSDLVEWVKGVPDSLPSEMKQMAENICESFHDTAARLMDLGLGYLTLDRPTSTLSTGERQRTQMARSVRNRTTGVLYVLDEPSIGLHPSNIEGLIGVMDALIADGNSIVLVDHDTQILRRSDWMVELGPKAGAEGGNIIAEGTVEDLEKNPKSIIGPFLEDGNPGLRPRTPAEKMFELGTIEMKTDRIHTVKPLDVKIPKGRFTVVTGMSGSGKTTMALDSLIPALEAKIEGKPLPQHVKSISAEGIEHVKLIDATPIGINIRSTVATYANIHDELRKVFAKTQKAKEAGVKAGDLSYNTGSLRCPTCDGTGAISLDVQFLPDVDIPCPDCGGSRYCQKAFTLTRTRKDGSVQSLPQLMELSVNEALALCDDLSVVKSRLKVLQEVGLGYLTLGEATPGLSGGEAQRLKLASEMGRGQDDTVFVFDEPTIGLHPLDVQVLMGIFQHLIEKGATVVVIEHDLDVIRSADYVIDLGPKGGEQGGRIVVAGTPEEVKACPESMTGRYL from the coding sequence ATGAAGGTCCCGGACCATATCGAGGTTCGCGGTGCAAGGATCCACAACCTCAAGGATATCGATGTCGACATACCTCTCAACAAGGTCGTGGGAATCGCCGGAGTTTCCGGTTCGGGGAAATCCTCCCTCGCCCTCGGCACTCTCTATTCGGAAGGTTCCAGACGTTATCTGGAAGCCCTCTCCACCTACACCCGCAGACGCATGACCCAGGCATCGCGTTCCGAGGTCGACGACGTCCGCTATGTGCCTGCCGCTTTGGCACTTCATCAGCGTCCCGGGGTGCCCGGGATCAGGAGCACGTTCGGTACTTCCACGGAGCTGCTCAACAGCATCAGGCTCATGTTCTCCAGGCTCGCCAACCACCGCTGCCCCAACGGCCACTACCTGGAACCGAGCATCAACTTCGCGGGCATGCTTGAGATCAGATGCCCCGTATGCGGTGCCGAGGTCTCACCCCCTAGCGCAGAGGAACTTGCTTTCAACAGCACCGGCGCATGCAGGGAATGCAACGGTACCGGCGTGGTTCAGGAAGTGGACGAGACCACCCTGGTCCCCGACGAGAACAAGACCATCGACGAAGGTGCCGTTGCCCCGTGGCAGACCCTCATGTGGTCCCTGATGAAGGATATCGCAAGGGATATGGGAGTGCGTACCGACGTCCCGTTCAAGGACCTCACCGAGAAGGAGAGGTGGATAGTCTTCCACGCTCCGGCCGAGAAGAAGCACCTGCTCTATTACAACGAGAAATCCGGTAACGCGGGGGAGATGGACTTCACCTACTACAACGCAATTTATACCGTTGAGAACGCCCTCGCCAAAGTCAAGGACGAGAAGGGGATGAAGAGGGTGGAGAGGTTCCTCAAGAGCAGTACCTGCCCCTGCTGCCACGGATCCAGATTGTGCGAGCGGGCCAGGGAACCACTTCTCAGGGGAATCTCCCTCGACAAGGTATGCGAGATGACCCTCTCGGATCTCGTGGAATGGGTCAAAGGCGTTCCCGATTCCCTCCCCTCCGAGATGAAACAGATGGCAGAGAACATCTGCGAGTCGTTCCATGACACAGCAGCACGTTTGATGGATCTGGGTCTGGGATACCTGACCCTCGACCGCCCCACATCCACCCTGTCCACCGGAGAAAGACAGCGCACTCAGATGGCAAGGTCCGTACGCAACAGGACCACCGGCGTACTGTACGTCCTCGACGAACCGTCCATCGGTCTCCACCCCTCCAACATCGAAGGGCTCATCGGAGTCATGGATGCCCTGATCGCCGATGGAAACTCGATCGTATTGGTCGACCACGATACACAGATCCTGCGCCGTTCCGACTGGATGGTCGAGCTCGGACCCAAAGCCGGGGCCGAAGGAGGCAACATCATAGCCGAAGGCACCGTGGAGGACCTGGAGAAGAATCCGAAATCAATCATAGGTCCCTTCCTCGAGGACGGTAATCCCGGACTGCGTCCCCGCACCCCGGCCGAGAAGATGTTCGAACTAGGTACCATCGAGATGAAGACAGACCGCATCCATACCGTCAAACCGCTGGACGTGAAGATCCCCAAAGGGAGGTTCACGGTCGTGACCGGTATGTCGGGAAGCGGGAAGACCACCATGGCCCTGGACAGCCTGATACCTGCCCTGGAGGCGAAAATCGAGGGTAAACCGCTGCCGCAGCACGTGAAGTCCATCTCTGCGGAAGGCATCGAACATGTGAAGCTCATCGATGCCACCCCGATAGGGATCAACATCCGTTCCACCGTGGCCACCTACGCCAACATCCATGATGAACTCCGTAAAGTTTTCGCAAAGACCCAGAAGGCAAAAGAAGCAGGCGTCAAAGCGGGAGATCTTTCATACAACACGGGATCGCTCCGCTGCCCTACCTGCGACGGAACTGGCGCCATCAGCCTCGATGTTCAGTTCCTTCCGGATGTGGACATCCCCTGCCCCGACTGCGGAGGCTCCCGTTACTGCCAAAAGGCATTCACCCTGACCAGGACCCGGAAGGACGGCTCAGTGCAATCCCTGCCGCAGCTCATGGAACTCAGCGTCAACGAGGCACTGGCACTATGCGACGATCTGTCTGTCGTGAAGTCACGTCTGAAGGTCCTGCAGGAAGTCGGACTCGGTTATCTAACCTTGGGAGAGGCCACTCCCGGCCTGTCCGGAGGGGAGGCACAGAGGCTCAAACTCGCCAGCGAGATGGGCCGCGGACAGGACGACACCGTATTCGTATTCGATGAACCGACCATAGGTCTCCACCCGCTCGACGTGCAGGTCCTCATGGGCATATTCCAGCATCTCATCGAGAAAGGTGCCACGGTCGTTGTCATTGAGCACGACCTGGACGTCATCCGCTCCGCCGATTATGTCATAGACCTCGGCCCGAAAGGGGGGGAGCAGGGCGGCAGGATTGTGGTCGCAGGCACTCCTGAAGAGGTCAAAGCCTGTCCCGAGAGCATGACCGGCAGGTATCTCTGA
- a CDS encoding 4Fe-4S ferredoxin iron-sulfur binding domain-containing protein, whose product MIRNIVKIDSEKCTGCGACAEACAEGAIRMIDGKAVLVSDAYCDGLGACLPACPADAISIEKREAVPFEEPPSAKKPETIPMASSIPMAGCSGSGPRRIQHTPSAQTGDVSGQLSQWPVQLRLVPASAPYLENCDLLLASDCSAFACGNFHERFIKGRIVLIGCPKLDPAESWKKLSDIVAQHSIRSITVTRMEVPCCSGLANAAVSAVEKSGKIIPVKVFTVYPDGNVREN is encoded by the coding sequence ATGATAAGGAACATCGTGAAGATCGACAGCGAGAAGTGCACCGGATGCGGTGCCTGTGCGGAAGCCTGCGCCGAAGGAGCGATTCGTATGATTGACGGCAAGGCAGTACTGGTAAGCGATGCCTACTGCGACGGGCTCGGCGCATGTCTGCCTGCCTGTCCGGCGGATGCCATCTCCATCGAGAAGCGCGAAGCTGTTCCTTTCGAAGAGCCTCCCTCGGCGAAGAAACCCGAAACCATCCCTATGGCATCCTCCATCCCGATGGCAGGGTGCTCCGGTTCCGGCCCCCGCAGGATCCAGCACACTCCTTCCGCTCAGACCGGGGATGTCTCCGGACAGCTGTCCCAGTGGCCCGTACAGCTGCGTCTGGTGCCGGCTTCCGCACCCTATCTGGAGAATTGCGACCTCCTCCTCGCTTCGGATTGCTCCGCATTCGCCTGCGGCAACTTCCACGAACGCTTCATCAAGGGCAGGATCGTACTCATCGGATGTCCCAAACTGGACCCCGCCGAGTCCTGGAAGAAGCTCTCGGACATAGTGGCACAGCACAGCATCAGGAGCATCACCGTCACCAGGATGGAGGTTCCCTGCTGCTCAGGACTGGCCAATGCCGCCGTATCCGCCGTGGAGAAGAGCGGTAAGATCATTCCTGTCAAGGTGTTCACCGTCTATCCGGACGGAAATGTCAGGGAAAACTGA
- a CDS encoding hydrolase beta-lactamase family gives MVYRITFLGTGGGRHTTMYQTRCTGGMLFEHGEPSHYLHIDPGPGALTQMRRIHYDLGKTESVIISHAHPDHYSDAPSVIEGMTRGGWVKRGSTYGSPSVIEGMEGLGPCLSPYHLGLTEKTVSFRPGDVLDVDGMKTEICRAKHSDPCNVGFRFDTPYGVVSYVSDTDYEEEIGEQYKGSRVLILPVTTPHNNRIKYHLCTDTAIEMVDQVKPELCIFIHLGIVMIKHDPAGQAAMCEDATGVRTVAGEDLMTLDIDRELSLGKAQTYPDDEWIPGWAPDMPEGKR, from the coding sequence ATGGTCTACCGTATCACATTCCTGGGAACCGGCGGAGGGAGGCACACTACGATGTACCAAACCCGCTGCACCGGAGGTATGCTCTTCGAGCACGGTGAGCCATCGCACTATCTTCACATAGACCCCGGACCGGGTGCACTCACACAGATGAGACGCATTCATTACGATCTCGGGAAGACGGAATCCGTCATCATCTCCCATGCCCATCCCGACCACTATTCAGATGCCCCCTCTGTGATCGAGGGAATGACACGCGGAGGATGGGTCAAAAGGGGTTCGACCTACGGAAGTCCCTCAGTGATCGAGGGGATGGAAGGTCTCGGACCGTGCCTGTCCCCGTACCATCTGGGTCTTACGGAAAAGACCGTATCGTTCAGACCCGGGGATGTCCTTGACGTGGACGGTATGAAGACCGAGATCTGCCGGGCCAAACACAGCGACCCCTGCAACGTCGGTTTCAGATTCGACACCCCCTACGGTGTCGTATCCTACGTCAGCGACACCGATTACGAGGAGGAAATAGGAGAACAGTACAAGGGCAGCAGGGTGCTCATCCTGCCGGTCACCACCCCGCATAACAACCGCATCAAATACCACCTGTGCACCGATACCGCCATCGAGATGGTGGATCAGGTGAAACCGGAACTATGCATATTCATCCACCTGGGTATCGTCATGATCAAACACGACCCTGCCGGACAGGCGGCCATGTGCGAGGATGCCACCGGAGTCAGGACGGTGGCCGGAGAGGACCTCATGACCCTGGACATAGACCGTGAGCTCTCTTTGGGAAAGGCACAGACCTATCCCGACGACGAGTGGATACCCGGATGGGCACCGGACATGCCGGAGGGAAAGAGATGA
- a CDS encoding MFS transporter — MGENTIVTGRFILAAASCFFMTVVFFAHFSSIPSYSITVLGTDATVAGFVAGIFIVGDIAGRLLLGRHVWRFGPNRLCFLSMAAGTAISILYLLTENVPALCIIGLVHGFTYGVAELAVFARVTADLSPSVRGRGLGYFTLSYSLASAVGPLLSIHLVNVGLFREIFLLGLVASAASAACALFLGKDTERGQIRKTQTADYRPILRKTLPISMVLLIFLISYSGVLTFIAPYGIELGMETYTAVFFVVLSVATVVSRLGIMGKYDTVGPDPILIPLIVLYILGMLLLGAAPFGEAILVSAFVIGLALAALGSAGNVMAVEGLDIRAQGMALAVVQVFIDLSYIVGPVAYGYAVSSVGYSECYTVMAAVGLVALLVYLLTCSPSVRGRMAGKR, encoded by the coding sequence ATGGGAGAGAACACGATCGTCACCGGCCGCTTCATACTGGCGGCGGCCTCGTGCTTCTTCATGACGGTCGTGTTCTTCGCCCATTTCAGTTCCATCCCGTCGTATTCGATAACCGTCCTCGGCACCGATGCCACGGTGGCCGGTTTCGTGGCAGGCATCTTCATCGTAGGGGATATCGCGGGCCGTCTCCTTCTGGGCAGACATGTATGGAGATTCGGTCCCAACAGGCTCTGCTTCCTGTCCATGGCCGCAGGCACTGCGATTTCGATCCTTTACCTCCTGACCGAGAATGTTCCTGCACTCTGCATCATAGGATTGGTTCACGGATTCACGTACGGCGTGGCTGAACTCGCTGTATTCGCAAGAGTCACGGCCGACCTCTCTCCCAGTGTCCGCGGCAGAGGTCTCGGGTATTTCACCCTGAGCTACAGCCTCGCCAGTGCAGTGGGTCCGCTGCTCAGCATCCACCTGGTAAATGTCGGTCTCTTTCGTGAGATATTCCTGCTGGGGCTGGTTGCTTCTGCCGCCTCCGCAGCGTGTGCGCTATTCCTCGGAAAAGATACGGAGAGAGGACAGATCCGTAAGACCCAGACAGCGGATTACCGGCCTATATTACGTAAGACTCTGCCCATATCGATGGTCCTGCTGATATTCCTGATATCCTACTCCGGGGTGCTCACATTCATCGCCCCCTACGGAATCGAACTGGGGATGGAAACGTACACAGCCGTGTTCTTCGTGGTGCTGTCGGTGGCCACCGTCGTCAGCAGACTGGGCATCATGGGGAAATACGATACTGTGGGTCCGGACCCCATACTGATCCCGCTGATTGTTCTGTATATCCTCGGCATGCTACTCCTGGGTGCGGCCCCCTTCGGAGAGGCCATCCTGGTGTCCGCCTTCGTGATAGGCCTGGCGCTGGCGGCCCTCGGTTCCGCCGGCAATGTCATGGCGGTGGAGGGGCTGGACATAAGGGCCCAGGGCATGGCGCTGGCCGTGGTGCAGGTCTTCATCGACCTGTCCTACATCGTCGGACCAGTGGCATACGGATATGCGGTGTCATCCGTGGGGTACTCCGAATGTTATACTGTCATGGCCGCGGTAGGTCTTGTGGCCCTTCTCGTATATCTCCTGACCTGCTCCCCATCCGTCCGCGGACGCATGGCGGGCAAAAGATGA